The Stenotrophomonas indicatrix DNA segment ATCCACGGTCGCATTCACCTTCGAGTTCCTTTGACCTTGGTCGGACCGTCCGGTCGTGGCAGGTCGGGCACGCTCGCGCTAGACTGACCGCCATCACCTCATCCGGTCCGGCGCCCCGCGTGCATGGACCAACCAGATCGGGAACCCCCCTTGAACGCTGTCCTTTCTCGTCCTGACAACAGTCGTGGCGCTGCCCGGCCACCGCTGCGCGAACACGTGGCCCAGTCCGTGCGCCGTTACCTGCGCGACCTCGATGGCTGCGATGCGGACGATGTCTACGAGATCGTACTGCGCGAGATGGAGATTCCACTGTTCGTGGAAGTGCTCAACCATTGCGAAGGCAACCAGAGCCGCGCGGCGGCGATGCTGGGCATCCACCGCGCCACCCTGCGCAAGAAGCTGAAGGAATACGGCATCAGCGCGTAAGCGCCGCATGGGTAGTGCCGGCCGCTGGCCGGCAATCGCAACACGCTGTCATCGTTCATGAGGTTGCCGGCCAGCGGCCGGCACTACCGGCTCGGGTAGATCCACGCCATGCGTGAATGGCCCTCTGGCGGAATCACCCGCCGCCACCCGCCTTCCAGTAGTAACGCACCACGTGGAAGAACACCGGCGCGGCGAAGCACACTGAATCCAGCCGATCGAGCATGCCGCCATGGCCCTCGATCATGTTGCCCCAGTCCTTGATGCCGCGGTCGCGCTTGATGGCCGACATCACCAGGCCGCCCCAGAACCCCATCAGATTGATCAGCAGCGACAGGCCGAATGCCTGCAGCGGCGTGAACGGGGTGATCCACCAGAGTGCGGCACCCAGCGCGCTGGCACAGAGCACGCCGCCCACGAAGCCTTCCACCGTCTTCGACGGCGACAGCTTCGGCGCGATCAGGTGCTTGCCCAGCAGCTTGCCCCAGATGTACTGCAGCACGTCCGACGACTGCACCACGATCACCAGAAAGGCGAACAGCAGCACGTTGCGCGCCGGATCGTAGCCCGGCACGCGCAGGTTCAGCAGCAGCGGCACATGCGAGATGCAGAACACGCAGATCATCAGGCCTCACTGCACCTTCGACGTGCGCTCCAGGTAGTGGGTGGTGTCGCCACCGATGGTGGCCAGGATCGGCAGAAACAGGAACGCATATACCGGAATCAACAGCGTGTACATGCCGTACCAGTCGATCCACACCAGGTAGTACTGCCACGGCAGCACGATGTAGAAGGCAGCCAGCAACGCGTAGTAATCGCCTGATCGTGTCGGCGCCAGGGTGATGAACTCACGCAGTGCGAACAGCGAGATGATCGCGAACAGCACGATCACGCCGGCGCGTCCGAAAAACAGCGCCAGCCCGACCACGATGGCCATCACCCACCACGCACGAATACGCGAGACCAGGTTGGCGATCACCGCGCTGGGCTTGCCGCGCTGGCGCCAGCGCAGCGTCTCGGCCACCAGCGTGGCCACCACCAGCACCGCACCTACCCCGGCAAACAGCAGGCCGGTCTGCTGGCCCACGCTGCGCGCGGCAAGATCACCGGATACATCGATCATGAAGCTCATGCGCGGCCTCCGTTCGGGGCCAGCGCCAGCAGTGCCTGGCGGCTGCGCGCCAAGAACGCGGCCTTGTCCTCATCGGCCTGCAGCCGCAGTGGCGAGCCGAACGTCGCCGTGCACAGCAGCGGCAGCGGCAGGAAACGCCCCTTCGGCATCACCCGCTTCAGGTTGTCGATCCACACCGGCACAAATTCCAGCTCCGGGCGTTGCCGGGCCAGATGGTAAATGCCGCTCTTGAACGGCAACAGCGGCTCATCGCCTATATTGCGCGTGCCTTCCGGAAACAGGATCAACGAACAGCCCCCGTCCACCGCATCGCGCAGCACCTGCAGAGGATCCTGATGGCGGTTGCCCGCCTCGCGTTCCACCAGCACGCCATTGAACACTGCATCGATCAGATAGCGACGCAGACCATCGCGCTGCCAGTACTCGGCGGCGGCGACCGGCCTTACCTGGCGCCGCAATGCCGGCGGCATCGACGACCAGATCAGCACGAAATCACCATGACTGGCATGGTTGCCGTAGTAAACGCGGTGCTCGCTGGACGGCGCACAGCCGACCCACAGCGCGCGTGCCCCGGTCACTACGTGGATGGCCGCACTGCAGGCGCGGGCAATCAGTTCAGCGAACATCGGCACCTCCAGTCAGGTCTGCGGCCACAACACGGCCAGCAGCAGGGCTGCAAACTGAAGCAGCGTGGCAGCGTACTGGCGCATCAGCAGGCGACGCATACCGGTCCAGCGTGTGTCCCAGCCACGCGTCGGCGCCTGTGCGTCAAGCCTGCGCAGGCCGGCCGAGTGCAGTGCCTGGTCCACCCGTTGTGCCGCGTCTTCGCCCTGCACGCCTTCCTGCTGCAGCAAGTGCAGCAGGCTGGCATCCAACTGCACCCGCACCGCGTAGTACGCCTGCACAACGCCGGCCACCAGGCTCAGCAGCAGCAGGCCAGCGGCGAACATCGCCAGCCCGGGCTCGATGCCAAGCAGCAACAGGGCCACCAGCAGCAGCCCCAGCGACAGCGCTGCAGGCAAACGTCCCTGTCGCAGCAGCAGATGCATCATCGGCAGATCAGGCACAGCGCTCATGCAACGGTCTCCTGCGCGGCAGCGGCCGCGATCGCCTGTAGATGAACGTCACGCAGCACGATGCTCGGCCGCGCGGTGCGTACGATCGCCACCGCTTCAGCCACATCGCGCGCACGGCCGGTGCGCAGCAACCAGGTCGCCACGCTGGCCGCGCTGCGCGAATAGCCCAGTGCGCAACACACCAGCACCGGGCCGTGGTCACGCAGGCGTTCGATGGCGTCCGCCGCCGCACGCAGCTGCGCCGCCGATGGCACCACCAGGTCCAGCATCGGCACGCTGGCATACGCTGCCCCTGGCGCGCGACAGGAAAGCTCGGCACAGGTGTCGACCACCCCCACCAGCGGCGCCGGTAGTGCGGCAGCCGGCAGTCGACCCAGCCAGACGGTGTCGATGACCGGCACCGGCTGCGGCGCGCGCCGCGTCCACAATCGCGAGTTGATCCACGCCGCGCCCAGGTACGGTGCCAGCAGCCAGCGCGCGGCCATCGTCAACCGGCCATCGGTGCGCTTCTGGAACACCGCCGTGCCCAGCCCCGCATAGGCCAGCGACACCAGCAACAACGACACCATCGGCCACAGCAGCCACAACGCGATGCCGCGCAGCATCACCACCGGCACCAGCAACAGAGCGGCACCCAGCGCATACAACGCCGCCAGCCGCCAACGTTTCGCGTCGCCCGTGGCCTGCCACGCACGCAGCGGCGGTGTGCCCTGCTCCGGCCACAGCCACACGCACAACCAGCCGGCCAGCAGCCCGGTGGGAATATCGATGAAATGATGTTGGAACGTGGTCAGCACCGAAATGCCGATCAGCAGCGCCCACACATGCAGCAGCAGCCGCCAGCCTCCGTGCAGGTACTGCGCGAACTTCACCCACAGCACGATCAACAGCACGATATGCAGTGACGGCGCCTGGTTGAACGGCTTGTCGAAGCCCAGCAGCACGTCGAACAACCAGCCGAACACCCCGCCGATTTCCGGCCGCTCGAAGCTGAAGCGCAATGGCCACAGCAGGAAGCAGACCACCGCGATCACCTGCGCACTGAGCAGGCGCAGCGCGTGCCGGTCCAGCTCCAGCCGGCGCCGGCACAGGAAGAACGAGACCGCATAGAACAGGTCGATCGACCAGTACGGCACGATCGTCCACGGCACGAACGGAATCTGCGTCTCCCAGGCGAACGCCAACACCGGCAGCTCGGCGTGGCGGCCCGCCATCCAGTTGGCAAAGCCATAGCTGGCGAAGAAGAACGGACCCAGCAGGACCAGCCACAGCAGGGCGCGCCGCCACGGGCGCGCCTCGCTGGGTGATGCGGTTGCCACCAGCGTCGCCATCACGCGATCCGGCGTGCCAGCGATACAGTGAAGATGCCGAAGTCATCGATGCGCTGGGCGACCTTCTGGAAGCCGGCCAGGCGCACCAGTTCGTCCATCTCATGCTGGGTACGACGGCGCATCACCCACGCCGCGCCACCACGGTGGCTGGTCAATGCACGCGCGATGAACTCCAGCTGCGGATGCCACGGCTGCCCGGTATAGGCCAGGTAACCGCCCACCGGCACCGTCGCAGCGATACCCTGCAGCGAACGCAGTACGGCATCGTTGTCCGGGAACAGTTCGTACAGGCCCGATACCACCGCCAGCGTCGGCGCCGGGTCCACCGCCGCCAGCTGTGCCGGGTCGAACGCATCGCCCTGTTCGAAGCGGGCGATGTCGGCCGCGCCGAGGCCCTCGATCAGGGCCTTGCCCTGCGTTACGTTCAGCTCGCTGAAATCGCGCAGCACGATGCGGTCGGCACGCTGTTCGCCCTGGCCGAGTGCTTCCAGCACGTAACGGCCATGGCCGGCCGCCACGTCCAGCACGCGCACCGGCGCACCCTGCCCGCGCAGTCGCTGGGCAGCATCGCGCAGCAGTTCCTGCAGATGCCTGCCGCGTACGCGGATGCCGCGCCAACCGATCGCATCCAGATAGTTGCGGTCGATCATCCGGCCCAGCGGGCCCTTGCCCCGCGCTTCATCACGGTAGATGTAGTCCAGCGTGCTGCCCGAGTCGAAACCGGTCTGCAGGCCCAGCGCGATGCCCTCGGACAGCGTGCCACCGAAGCACAGTCCACCGCGCACCACGCGCCAGCGCAGGTCGGCCAGGCTGTTGCGCTCCGGTGGCCACGACAGGATCTCCGATTCCTCGAAGGTCGGGCCATGCCGATGCGCATCGCGCCGCGACAGCTCCTGCAGTGGTTCGGCAAAGCGTGCCTGGATGAAGCTGCGCACGCGAGCCAGTGCCGGTGCACGGTCGCGCTCGCCCAGGGTGTCGTGGAAGAAGCCCGGCAGGTGCACGCGCTCCTTGATCGGGCTGGACAGGCGTTCGTAGAAACGGTCCTGCGGGCCGCGATGCACCACGAAATCCGAACCGGACACCAGCAACTGCACCGGCACGCTGATCGCCTGCGCGTCGGCCACGATGCGGTCGGCGGCTTCATACAGGCCCAGCAGCACGCGCACCGAAATCGGCCGGGTGATCAGCGGATCGGTGCGGTAGCTTTCCACCCGTGCCGGGTCGTGGGTCAGCCATTGCGGCTTGACGTAGCTGTTGACGAAGAAGTTGCCGCGCAGCTTCTGCATCAGCGCCAGCCCTGCGCGTGCGAACGGCACGTACAGCTTCACCTTGAAGGCGGGCGAGGCCATCACCAGTGCGCGCAACCGCGGTGCGTAATCGTGTACCCAGGTGGCGGCAACCACCGCGCCCACGCTCTGCGCGATGACCACGATGTCCTCGATCGCGATGCCGTGCTCGGCACCGATGTGGGCGATGAAACTGTCCAGGTCGCGTACCAGCGCCGGGAAGCCCGGTGCGTCGCCGCGCGGGCCGGGCGAGCGGCCATTGCCGCGCGCGTCCCACGCAAAGAAGGCCGTGTCGGGCAGGTCCAGTTCATCGACCAGATGGGTGACCCGGCCGGAGTGTTCATGGCCGCGATGCAGCAGCACGATGGCCTTGGCCGGCGTGGTTGCCGTGGTACTCGGCCAGTACCGGTAGAACAGCGGTACCTGGTCGAAGCTGTGGAATTCCCGTTCCTGCGCCTGACGCATGCAATCTCCGTATTGGAATGGCGTGTAGCCGTGTTGTGTTTACTGCGGCGAAACCGCCGATTCCTTCAATCCCCGGCGTACGCGGTTGACCATCGTCACCCCGCACAGCACCGCCATCGCAGCGGCCACGCCGCTGACCGTCATCGCACCTGCCCAGCCAAACGCCAGCAACAGGCCCAGCACGCCGATCACGAACGCGCGGTCGCTCTTGCCCATCGGGCCGTCATAGCGGCGGCTGGCGCCGACCATCAGGCCCAGTACGCCGGCGTACTCGCTCAGCGCGGCGGCCCAGGCCAGCAGCCACAGTGCCTCCGCACGCACGCCCGGCACGCTGAGCAGGCTCAGGTACAGCGCCGCGTCGGCGATCACGTCGCACAATTCGTTCAGATAGGCGCCCAGCCGCGATTGCT contains these protein-coding regions:
- a CDS encoding bifunctional alpha/beta hydrolase/class I SAM-dependent methyltransferase — protein: MRQAQEREFHSFDQVPLFYRYWPSTTATTPAKAIVLLHRGHEHSGRVTHLVDELDLPDTAFFAWDARGNGRSPGPRGDAPGFPALVRDLDSFIAHIGAEHGIAIEDIVVIAQSVGAVVAATWVHDYAPRLRALVMASPAFKVKLYVPFARAGLALMQKLRGNFFVNSYVKPQWLTHDPARVESYRTDPLITRPISVRVLLGLYEAADRIVADAQAISVPVQLLVSGSDFVVHRGPQDRFYERLSSPIKERVHLPGFFHDTLGERDRAPALARVRSFIQARFAEPLQELSRRDAHRHGPTFEESEILSWPPERNSLADLRWRVVRGGLCFGGTLSEGIALGLQTGFDSGSTLDYIYRDEARGKGPLGRMIDRNYLDAIGWRGIRVRGRHLQELLRDAAQRLRGQGAPVRVLDVAAGHGRYVLEALGQGEQRADRIVLRDFSELNVTQGKALIEGLGAADIARFEQGDAFDPAQLAAVDPAPTLAVVSGLYELFPDNDAVLRSLQGIAATVPVGGYLAYTGQPWHPQLEFIARALTSHRGGAAWVMRRRTQHEMDELVRLAGFQKVAQRIDDFGIFTVSLARRIA
- a CDS encoding phosphatase PAP2/dual specificity phosphatase family protein; its protein translation is MATLVATASPSEARPWRRALLWLVLLGPFFFASYGFANWMAGRHAELPVLAFAWETQIPFVPWTIVPYWSIDLFYAVSFFLCRRRLELDRHALRLLSAQVIAVVCFLLWPLRFSFERPEIGGVFGWLFDVLLGFDKPFNQAPSLHIVLLIVLWVKFAQYLHGGWRLLLHVWALLIGISVLTTFQHHFIDIPTGLLAGWLCVWLWPEQGTPPLRAWQATGDAKRWRLAALYALGAALLLVPVVMLRGIALWLLWPMVSLLLVSLAYAGLGTAVFQKRTDGRLTMAARWLLAPYLGAAWINSRLWTRRAPQPVPVIDTVWLGRLPAAALPAPLVGVVDTCAELSCRAPGAAYASVPMLDLVVPSAAQLRAAADAIERLRDHGPVLVCCALGYSRSAASVATWLLRTGRARDVAEAVAIVRTARPSIVLRDVHLQAIAAAAAQETVA
- a CDS encoding lysophospholipid acyltransferase family protein; the encoded protein is MFAELIARACSAAIHVVTGARALWVGCAPSSEHRVYYGNHASHGDFVLIWSSMPPALRRQVRPVAAAEYWQRDGLRRYLIDAVFNGVLVEREAGNRHQDPLQVLRDAVDGGCSLILFPEGTRNIGDEPLLPFKSGIYHLARQRPELEFVPVWIDNLKRVMPKGRFLPLPLLCTATFGSPLRLQADEDKAAFLARSRQALLALAPNGGRA
- the fis gene encoding DNA-binding transcriptional regulator Fis is translated as MNAVLSRPDNSRGAARPPLREHVAQSVRRYLRDLDGCDADDVYEIVLREMEIPLFVEVLNHCEGNQSRAAAMLGIHRATLRKKLKEYGISA
- a CDS encoding CDP-alcohol phosphatidyltransferase family protein, with the protein product MSIYALKGRFQDLLRPAVRGLYRMGVTANVVTVAAAVVSLLVAAAVWYCAPAQPLLYLALPLWMLLRMALNAVDGMLAREFGQQSRLGAYLNELCDVIADAALYLSLLSVPGVRAEALWLLAWAAALSEYAGVLGLMVGASRRYDGPMGKSDRAFVIGVLGLLLAFGWAGAMTVSGVAAAMAVLCGVTMVNRVRRGLKESAVSPQ